The DNA sequence CAACGACATTAACCGAACGGCAGATAGAGGTACTCGAACTCCGAGAGCAGGGGCAGACCCAACAAGAGGTGGCGGACCGATTGGGAACGACCGATTCGAATATCAGTGCTATCGAACGAGCGGCAGAACAGAACATCAAGAAGGCCCGTCGGACATTGGAACTCGTCCGGACGATCCGGTCGCCGATCCAGTTTTCCGTCTCCCCAGGGACGAGTTTTGATGAGCTGGTTGCCAGCGTTTATTCACACGCAGACGAAGCTGGAGTCAAAATTGCACACTGCCGTCCA is a window from the Halobaculum magnesiiphilum genome containing:
- a CDS encoding Tfx family DNA-binding protein yields the protein MTTAASTTLTERQIEVLELREQGQTQQEVADRLGTTDSNISAIERAAEQNIKKARRTLELVRTIRSPIQFSVSPGTSFDELVASVYSHADEAGVKIAHCRPELYTHLYGVLEECTDQNELKTNIDVGITNEGEVRVFTEDF